The following are encoded together in the Pelagibaculum spongiae genome:
- a CDS encoding SIR2 family protein, which produces MRFIEDGPSIPDELLIARDEGNVVFFCGAGVSQNDAELPDFFSLVGNVCRSLGITEHDAIQKQIEIGSKDSDKITIKCSGDRAFGLLEKDFFLDDIEHEVAKALKPKKLETHPEECYRSHKILLDLATTPNNDLQLVTTNFDRLFEDALGKKDSGKYCHLPPRLPSIRHGQALNGITYLHGRVNKEYDSSDKEGQGFILTSAQYGRAYLAHGWATDFFKDILVNFTVVFVGYSADDPPIQYLLEALNQTNRRNKIYAFAQGSEASVISDWASKGAKGIIFQEYDQLWDSLSEWAARARNPQKWIQKIAVLAKKGPQNLQPYERGQVAHLVSSTDGAKAFAQTSPTAEWLYVFDKNIRLKILDLSPSSELEATAFQNWYKLDSDNIEAKISSYDFTPPKVNLNWDAFEIFATDSFFNEEKYENIFYGENSKQTKKLPERLDYLCRWLASVSNQYEALTWVARKKELHPNIITSLRFKLLQPDSFNEPYKQAWTLLLSHVDLIADEAPLLRQSALAQEASAIGWNLLTLTKLASEISPILVCKPYSDESLFSPKREDDLIKHLGITISFPPTYLPTPENHNLLNFLDIFIRKLLSVKKLYEVINQQLPRVPRLDFSPLSHAKLNYNRQSLTNHLKCCAQLFSLAYSYKPKETLVHLISWPTDDPIFFQLKVWCFLYLPKKYPKQALDFILSAHQHFLEEPSYYSDLTKVASHYWKDFSPAELYIIENVLSKEVSKRDLEEEPGARVLASRVYHFVQLIDGEQHRLSDVFHDKMEHIGQKIQAKERPALNPIETRVGFIRQEESCDALQDLALEKVIKKAKKISKIDFYQFEETDPWSGYCKSETDNAINALILELENTENGQPFDEWPWKKFFSSTARENFPQTNYARSLKLIKKLQPNHKILFVEEITDWLEAQVLNSNLTETNIVEVISDILTDLYEFATLYPHDITSQTAVDWFHDSCNFFTGKLAKLLVNAANEHDTNWQNVATLLINYPMPLARYGIAYFSAALNSLLTTQKSWVEKHLYKLIENPEKKEAFCVGALVAHNQSSIAKAPDIMQDVLLQALNSAALLEGQTLEMTCSLLLNVWAAEKGNKETKITDSFVRQCLVINNKQFRHLTIQQIEMWLRSDSEQNTLSIPCIVDFFKSVWPKHKHCRSNKITCNLIEVLLWSGEFFPELYPAISPVLTKMTDATDLPAYLAGSSRALCSHAIQFFELFEKILPEDESKWPYEMSHFFIELERHAPSLTDKPRFQILRAKCIS; this is translated from the coding sequence ATGCGCTTCATTGAAGACGGGCCATCAATACCCGACGAACTACTCATCGCCAGAGATGAAGGTAATGTTGTGTTTTTTTGTGGTGCGGGTGTTTCTCAGAATGACGCCGAACTACCAGACTTCTTTTCGCTGGTAGGAAATGTCTGCCGCTCCTTAGGCATAACAGAGCATGATGCGATTCAAAAACAGATAGAAATCGGCTCTAAAGATTCAGACAAAATCACAATCAAATGCTCAGGTGATAGAGCCTTTGGGTTGCTAGAAAAAGATTTCTTTCTGGACGACATTGAACATGAAGTTGCGAAAGCTCTGAAACCGAAAAAATTAGAAACACATCCAGAAGAATGCTACAGATCCCACAAAATACTCTTAGATTTAGCCACAACACCGAACAATGACCTCCAACTGGTAACCACTAACTTCGACCGGTTGTTTGAGGATGCTCTAGGTAAAAAAGACTCTGGAAAATACTGCCACCTCCCGCCGCGCTTACCCTCGATCAGACATGGTCAAGCCCTTAATGGAATTACCTATCTGCATGGGCGGGTGAATAAAGAATACGATTCATCTGATAAAGAGGGCCAAGGATTTATTCTGACCAGCGCCCAGTATGGACGAGCCTATCTTGCTCACGGTTGGGCGACCGATTTTTTTAAAGACATACTCGTTAATTTTACTGTGGTATTTGTGGGTTATTCTGCTGATGATCCACCCATTCAATATTTACTTGAAGCGCTTAATCAGACAAATAGACGTAACAAAATCTATGCCTTCGCTCAAGGCAGCGAAGCCTCTGTGATTAGTGACTGGGCTTCAAAAGGTGCGAAAGGAATTATTTTTCAGGAATACGACCAACTTTGGGATAGCCTTTCAGAGTGGGCTGCAAGGGCAAGAAATCCACAGAAATGGATCCAGAAAATAGCTGTTCTCGCCAAGAAAGGCCCTCAAAATTTACAGCCTTATGAGCGAGGTCAGGTGGCTCACCTTGTATCATCAACGGATGGTGCCAAGGCTTTTGCTCAAACATCACCAACAGCAGAGTGGCTGTATGTTTTTGATAAAAACATACGATTAAAAATCCTAGATCTTTCACCATCTTCTGAGCTTGAGGCAACAGCATTTCAAAACTGGTACAAGCTCGACTCTGATAACATAGAAGCCAAAATCAGCAGCTACGATTTTACTCCACCAAAAGTAAATTTAAACTGGGATGCATTTGAAATCTTTGCAACTGACTCTTTCTTTAATGAAGAAAAGTATGAAAATATTTTCTACGGGGAAAATAGTAAGCAAACGAAAAAGCTACCTGAGCGCTTAGATTACCTCTGCCGATGGCTCGCCTCAGTATCAAATCAGTACGAGGCCCTCACTTGGGTGGCTCGAAAAAAAGAATTACATCCAAACATAATTACTTCATTAAGATTTAAGCTGCTCCAACCAGACAGCTTCAATGAGCCTTACAAGCAAGCATGGACACTATTACTGAGCCATGTTGATTTGATCGCGGATGAAGCACCCTTGCTTCGACAATCAGCGTTGGCGCAAGAGGCAAGCGCCATCGGCTGGAATCTGCTGACATTAACCAAGCTTGCTTCAGAAATATCCCCTATTCTCGTATGCAAGCCTTACAGTGATGAAAGTTTATTTTCTCCAAAGCGCGAAGATGATTTAATAAAGCACCTAGGCATTACCATTAGCTTCCCCCCAACTTACCTGCCTACCCCAGAGAACCACAATCTTCTGAATTTTCTCGATATTTTCATAAGAAAACTACTGTCTGTTAAAAAATTATATGAGGTAATCAACCAGCAGCTACCTCGCGTACCAAGATTAGACTTCTCACCACTCAGTCACGCCAAGTTAAATTACAACAGACAGAGCCTTACAAACCATTTGAAATGCTGCGCTCAACTGTTCTCTCTAGCCTATTCATACAAACCGAAAGAAACATTAGTGCATTTAATTTCATGGCCAACTGATGACCCCATATTTTTTCAATTGAAAGTTTGGTGCTTCCTATACCTCCCCAAAAAATATCCAAAACAAGCGCTGGATTTCATACTTTCTGCACACCAGCACTTTTTGGAAGAGCCGTCTTATTATTCTGATCTAACAAAAGTAGCTTCACATTATTGGAAAGATTTTAGCCCCGCAGAGCTCTACATAATTGAGAATGTACTGTCTAAAGAAGTAAGCAAACGAGACCTGGAGGAGGAGCCAGGGGCAAGAGTCCTTGCATCAAGGGTTTATCATTTCGTTCAACTAATTGATGGAGAGCAGCATCGCCTATCCGACGTATTTCACGACAAAATGGAACACATCGGCCAGAAAATTCAAGCTAAAGAGCGTCCAGCGCTAAACCCGATAGAAACTAGAGTTGGCTTTATCAGGCAAGAAGAAAGTTGCGATGCTTTGCAGGATCTTGCTCTTGAAAAGGTTATTAAAAAAGCTAAAAAAATTTCAAAGATCGATTTTTATCAATTTGAAGAAACCGATCCTTGGTCTGGTTACTGCAAATCAGAAACGGACAACGCAATAAATGCGCTCATATTAGAGTTGGAAAATACCGAAAATGGCCAACCATTTGATGAATGGCCATGGAAGAAATTCTTCTCAAGTACAGCACGGGAAAACTTTCCCCAAACGAATTACGCTAGAAGCCTAAAATTAATTAAAAAGCTTCAACCAAACCATAAAATTTTGTTCGTTGAAGAAATTACAGACTGGCTTGAAGCTCAAGTACTGAACAGCAACCTAACTGAAACAAATATTGTCGAGGTCATTTCAGACATTCTCACTGACCTCTATGAATTTGCCACCCTTTACCCACACGATATAACAAGCCAAACAGCTGTTGACTGGTTCCATGATAGTTGCAACTTTTTCACAGGGAAGCTCGCCAAGCTCTTAGTAAATGCTGCAAACGAGCATGATACTAACTGGCAAAATGTTGCCACTCTTTTGATCAACTACCCGATGCCTTTGGCAAGATACGGAATTGCATATTTTTCAGCAGCACTGAATAGCCTACTTACCACTCAAAAAAGCTGGGTTGAAAAACATCTTTACAAACTCATTGAAAACCCAGAAAAAAAAGAAGCCTTCTGTGTTGGAGCTTTGGTAGCTCACAATCAATCATCAATCGCCAAAGCTCCTGATATTATGCAAGATGTACTTCTTCAAGCGTTAAATTCAGCAGCATTGCTAGAGGGACAAACTCTAGAAATGACATGCTCTTTATTATTAAACGTTTGGGCGGCAGAAAAAGGCAATAAGGAAACCAAGATAACTGATTCATTCGTTCGGCAATGCTTGGTCATAAATAACAAACAATTCAGACACTTAACCATTCAACAAATCGAAATGTGGTTAAGAAGCGACTCAGAACAGAACACTTTATCTATTCCATGCATTGTGGACTTTTTTAAATCCGTCTGGCCTAAGCATAAACACTGTAGATCTAACAAGATCACATGCAACCTTATCGAGGTTTTACTTTGGTCAGGGGAGTTTTTTCCCGAACTTTATCCAGCGATTTCACCTGTATTAACTAAAATGACAGATGCAACAGATCTACCTGCATATCTTGCAGGCTCTTCAAGAGCGCTTTGCTCTCATGCTATA